The genomic DNA AGCCATTACATCTATATTCAGATATTTTACCCCGAAATATCCAAGTATGAAAAATGGTATTAGATGTTTTTTCCCTATAACCATTATTGTTATCGCAAATCCAAGTGCAGGAAGTATTCCTCCTACTATTTCAAACGAGTGAAGCAGCCATCCCGGCATTATGCTTAAGAATCTCTGAACTACAGATTCCCCATAGTAAGTAGCTACGAAAACCAGCGGAAATCTTAATAAAAATCCCATTAATGCAGGATATAAAAATGCACATCTCATTATTCCCTGTGTATTAGCATCTTCAGCATATTTATCAGCCATATGAACCCAAAATGAGTTAGTTGTTCTTCTTATTTGATCCAAAAAGATTCCAAGTACTCCGAACGGTACTGCTAATGCTACTGCAAGCTTAGGATCCATACCTGTCTGAAGTGCTATAGGTATTGCCACACATGAGGCAAGCGCCGGATCCGAAGGTACATTTCCTCCGGGAGTAGATGTTACCCCAAGATAAACTAACTGTACCGCAGCCCCTATCATCATTCCCTTAGACACATCACCATAAAGCAGTCCTACTGCAAGACCTACACTCACAGGCTGAAACAAAATAGACGAAAAAGTATATCCGAGTCTTAATCTTGTGAACCAATAAATCAACCCCATACAAATCGCAATTACTAAATTATTCATTTTCCTTCACCAACCTAATCAATATTTTTTTAAAATTTCTTCAAATTTTTGCGGCTTATCCTCCGGAATAGTCTGGAATATAATATCTACTCCTTTTCCGGCAAGTTCTTTCAGTATCTCCACATCTTTGTCGTCAAGAGTAATATTCTGGAATACTACTTTTCTGCTTGGTCCTCCTCCGAGACCTCCTACCTGCAATTTTCCTACTTCAAGTCCGGCATCCAGCGTTTGTCTCAATACTGCCAGACTCGGGAAGAGCAAAAGCACTTTTCCTGTTCCGAACTGATCTTCCTTCCAGAGCTTACCTGCCTCTTCAGTACCGTATACATCTACTTTTACACTCGGCGGTGCAGCCATCAGATAGATATTCTTCATAAATTCGTCGTTTACCAGTTCATCGCTTACTACTATTATTCTGTTTGCTCCTGACTGCCCGACCCATTTTGTAACTACCTGTCCGTGTATAAGTCTGCTGTCTATTCTTGTTAAAACTAATTCTGCCATTGTCTTTCCTCCCTGATATTATTTTGTCATTTTTCTTAATTCTTTTAGTATGTTTTTACAGCTGTCTCTTCCTTCTTCTACTATACTGTCCAATACACTGTCCTCATTAATAGAATCTATATTTAAGAGAGCCTCGAATAAAAGCGGTGCGTTTAATCCCGAAATTATGTTTATTTTGTAACTCAGGCTCAGCTTTGCAGCCACATTTGTAGTTGTTCCTCCGAATATATCTGTTATTATCAAAGATCCCTCTTTCATTTCAGAAACTTTATTCTCTACTTTTTCATAAAATTCTTCAAAAGTATCTGCGGGGTTCAACGATATCTGTGATACACGATCTACATTTCCTACTATCATTTTTCCTGCATCAATAATGTATTTTCCCCAGTCTCCGTGTGTCAGCAGCAAAATTTCCAGTTCTTTTCCCATTTTCTCCTCCTTACATTTTTTCCTTTATTTATGATAATTTTTTATGTACCAAAATTTCCATTACTGTATCAGATTATTTTACAAGCTTTTTTATGATCTCATAAAGTTTTTTTATGTCTTCCACTCTTGTGAGTCCTGTTTCCTTATCTATTATTGATCCGTATATATGCGGCATTATTCTTGGTATACTGCTTTCCACACACACCTTTAGTATCTCCTCAAAATTTTCCAGATCTATTCCCCCTGTAGGCTCTATCAGCTCCAGATTTCCTCTTTCACTTGCCTTTGCCACTTCCTTCAGCTCCTCCAGTGATTTCAGACCTCCCATAGGGAAGAATTTCACCGAATGTGCTCTCATATCCTTAAGCATTGCCACTGCTGTATCTACATCGACTATTGCCGCTTTCTCCTTTTCACTCAGTTCACCTGTGCTTATCTTTACTTTCCCGGGCTCTCCTGTAGGACTCATTAATACATTTATATATGTTCTGCCATGTCCCTTTGCTCTTAATGCCCCTGCTGCATATCCTGCTCCTGTAAATACCTGATTTACATGACCCGGATCTGTTTCACATGATATCAGTGCAGCCTTCTCAAACTGACTCGGATCTCCCGCTCCAAGACCTACAGATACCACTCCCAGTTCTTTCAGATACTCCTTTACTTCTGCAACTCCGTCTTCTATCTTATCATAATTTTTCGATAAAAGTCCCACTACTACATGACCTTCCGCTGCTTCATATATTTCCTTTGCATTCGCCAGATCTTTCGCAAGCACGTTTAATGCTACTCTCCCTTTATAAAACTTTATTTTTGTATCAAGCATTTCATATTCCTCCTGTTTATTTATCCGTTGTCTTTAAAAAACAGATATTCTATATTGCTGTTTTTATAATAATTTTTTATTCATTAATCATATTGGTAGTTGAATAAATTCATAAATTGCTGGTATTTTCAGTTACTTAACCTAATATTTCTTCTATTCTCTTAAATATATTTCCTATTTCCTTTTCATCTACTGATCTCATATCAAAGTGTATTTTCCCCTGATTCTTATAATAGTTTCTTGTATAGATAGCAGGATTCCCGCCTTCCAGTTCCTTTATCAGTTCTTCTGCATTCAGCTTAGTATCCAGAAGCTTCATCTCTGTTCTGTATATCTCTCTTCCTGCTTCATCCTTTACCACTGATATTGCAGTCCCCTTTATCCCCTTTAATTCCTCTGCTAGAAGCTCTGCTTTCTTCTTATTTTCCTGCTCTATCCTTGCCTCATCCTTTTGACTGTACTGTTCCAAAGCGCTCAAAAGACTCATTATTACTCCTTTGTCCACCTTCATTGCTCTTCCTATTCCCTTATACTGCAGCTTACAATTCTTGATTAGCTCCTTCTTTCCTGTTATAAATCCCGATGCTGGTCCTTCTATTGCCTTAGAACCGCTGTATATCACCATATCTGTTCCCATTAACACATATTTTTCCAGATCCTCTTCTGCTGCTGCATCCACTACTACTGGAATATTATATTTCTTTCCTATCTCTATTGTCTTTTCCAGACTCAGCATACCCTTCTGTACACTATGATGTGATTTTACGTAAAATATTCCCACAGTATTTTCATTTATATTTCCTGTTATGTTTTCTTCGCTTGTAAGATTTGACTGCCCTACTTCCACCAGCTTACCTCCGCCAAGTTCTATCATAGTCTTTATAGGTGCACCATAGTTTACTACATGACCTTTTTGTATAATTATTTCTCTTTTATCAGTATTCAGTATATGAAGATTCTCAGCCATTGTCTGATTATCCTTTGTAATAAGAGAAGCTGCAGCTATTGCTATTCCTGCTGATGCCGAAGATGTAACACAGCTTGCCTCAGCCTTTGTATAAGCTGAAACTATTTCTCCTGCTTTATTCATAAGATCTTCCATTACCACGAAATTCTGACTTCCTTCCTTGAAGCCGTCTGTACTCTTATCTGATAATACCGATACTCCTAGTATTGTCATTCTCCCGCTCGCGTTTATTACTTTCTGAAGACCTATTTTTTCATATATATTCACTTTTTCACCTCCAATAAATTTTTCTTCGTTTTTCTTTCACTACTAACATACCATATTATCTACGAAAGTCAAATTTTCCATTTTCGTCGTCGGACATTAAAATATTCTTTGACTTTTTCTTATTATTATGCTAGATATATAAATATAACAAGATAATATAACGATAATTCTATAAAATAATTATCGTTGGTCTCTGATTTAAAAATTGACTTTTTCTATGGAATGGAGAAAAAAAATGGAAAAAAATATGAAAAAAAATGAGTTTTTCTTTCAGGAACATGATATTTTTATCGACTTTCAAAAAAAACTTAATAAAAAAGATAAGATTTTTTTGGAATATCTGATAAAAAAAATAACTTCCGATAATGATCCAAAAATAGTGCTGGGACAGAAAGTCCTTCTGAATCTTTTGAATCTGACTACTAAACAGGAGCTTGATAATTTTCTGGATAAGTTTTTTGAAAAAAGAATAAGCTATCAATGCAGCAAGCTGAATATTTCTGATATAGAAGGAATTATAAATCCGCTTTCCTCATATAAATTTTCAGGAATCAATTATGCATTTTCAATATCATCAGATTTCTTTAATATCTTTCAAAAAAATAAAAAAGATTTCAGAGCATATAATTTTGATATACTTTTGCAATTCAGCAATCCGATTACTAAAAAATTATTTTTATTTCTGACTAATAATACCGGAATAAATGACTTTCTTGAAGTATCACTTGATACCCTGAAAAATTATCTGGATTTAAATAATACTTCATATTCCAGATTTTATGACTTTGAAAAAAATATACTGACTGTGTGCATTCAGGAAATAGAAAAATACACTACACTAAAA from Sebaldella termitidis ATCC 33386 includes the following:
- a CDS encoding PTS mannose/fructose/sorbose/N-acetylgalactosamine transporter subunit IIC gives rise to the protein MNNLVIAICMGLIYWFTRLRLGYTFSSILFQPVSVGLAVGLLYGDVSKGMMIGAAVQLVYLGVTSTPGGNVPSDPALASCVAIPIALQTGMDPKLAVALAVPFGVLGIFLDQIRRTTNSFWVHMADKYAEDANTQGIMRCAFLYPALMGFLLRFPLVFVATYYGESVVQRFLSIMPGWLLHSFEIVGGILPALGFAITIMVIGKKHLIPFFILGYFGVKYLNIDVMAAAIFGACFALLFTYLNAQRKAQEG
- a CDS encoding PTS system mannose/fructose/N-acetylgalactosamine-transporter subunit IIB encodes the protein MAELVLTRIDSRLIHGQVVTKWVGQSGANRIIVVSDELVNDEFMKNIYLMAAPPSVKVDVYGTEEAGKLWKEDQFGTGKVLLLFPSLAVLRQTLDAGLEVGKLQVGGLGGGPSRKVVFQNITLDDKDVEILKELAGKGVDIIFQTIPEDKPQKFEEILKKY
- a CDS encoding PTS sugar transporter subunit IIA codes for the protein MGKELEILLLTHGDWGKYIIDAGKMIVGNVDRVSQISLNPADTFEEFYEKVENKVSEMKEGSLIITDIFGGTTTNVAAKLSLSYKINIISGLNAPLLFEALLNIDSINEDSVLDSIVEEGRDSCKNILKELRKMTK
- the dagF gene encoding 2-dehydro-3-deoxy-phosphogluconate aldolase: MLDTKIKFYKGRVALNVLAKDLANAKEIYEAAEGHVVVGLLSKNYDKIEDGVAEVKEYLKELGVVSVGLGAGDPSQFEKAALISCETDPGHVNQVFTGAGYAAGALRAKGHGRTYINVLMSPTGEPGKVKISTGELSEKEKAAIVDVDTAVAMLKDMRAHSVKFFPMGGLKSLEELKEVAKASERGNLELIEPTGGIDLENFEEILKVCVESSIPRIMPHIYGSIIDKETGLTRVEDIKKLYEIIKKLVK
- a CDS encoding DgaE family pyridoxal phosphate-dependent ammonia lyase — encoded protein: MNIYEKIGLQKVINASGRMTILGVSVLSDKSTDGFKEGSQNFVVMEDLMNKAGEIVSAYTKAEASCVTSSASAGIAIAAASLITKDNQTMAENLHILNTDKREIIIQKGHVVNYGAPIKTMIELGGGKLVEVGQSNLTSEENITGNINENTVGIFYVKSHHSVQKGMLSLEKTIEIGKKYNIPVVVDAAAEEDLEKYVLMGTDMVIYSGSKAIEGPASGFITGKKELIKNCKLQYKGIGRAMKVDKGVIMSLLSALEQYSQKDEARIEQENKKKAELLAEELKGIKGTAISVVKDEAGREIYRTEMKLLDTKLNAEELIKELEGGNPAIYTRNYYKNQGKIHFDMRSVDEKEIGNIFKRIEEILG